The Poecilia reticulata strain Guanapo linkage group LG10, Guppy_female_1.0+MT, whole genome shotgun sequence sequence aaaaacaataaatatttacattagtAGCTTGTTAAAATGTAGTTCTCCCTGATTAGAAATGGTGCACAATACATCGTTAAAACCCCACAATTGtacaaaactattaaaattcCCGGTGGCTCTGAGGAAACAAAACTCCAGGCTTTGATGTTACACTTCCACATTGCCACAGCATCGAGTTGAGATCCAGCCTGCATTTTGTCACGACGAGTTAAATAAATTGCCATTTTGGCCTctgcaattaaataatttaagatcTGGGATTTAAAACTAGTGGCTCGACTAAAATGCACACCttagataaaaacagaattggTAAAAACCACgccaaaaaagctaaaaattctcattaaaaaaacaaaaaaaacttgtcaaCTGTACACAAtccataaaaatatgaaaaacactCTCAGACAAACTGCAAAAAGGACACTCATTTAAAAGCCCAGGACTGATGACCGATAAACGAGTTCGTAGCTATGGCGCCATGAAGTATCCTCCACTGAAGGTCACCAGTCCTTTTTTTTGATTAGAGGCTTGTACAAAGTCCTCCACTGAGGCTTCTGTCCTCTGAATTTGTTGCTCCACACACTGATGGGTCTTTTGCAGAGAGCTCTCTTGTTCAGGATCTTTGTACAAaatttatacagtatttttggACCAGTTTTACAACTGGAGTTAGGGCTAAATCCAAATCCGTACAGTTCATCAGGGGACCACTGTCGTCCTCGAAATTAGGATCCAGGACCACATCTGGAAACGGGTCATTCTGGTCAGGCAGGCACTCTTTTGTTGCATGTAGCTGCAGGAGCCGCCTCTCCTCAACTGACAGCCGCTCCTTCACACGCTCCAGGAAGCGCCGTACTAGTCTGCCGCACCGGACCCTAAGCAGCGAGACAACTCCTGGACGTCAGAGAAGTCTGGTCCCGCCACCTGCACCCGACGCCAGAGGGTCACCTTCCCGGACCTGGACAGTGCCTCAGGCAGTCCCGGCACGCTGCTGTCGTGGACGTGCAGTCTCGCTCCACATACCAACGGTTCTTCTAAAAGCCAATGCAGAGAATTACgtgtttttgctctttgcaatttaaaaagagcacaggatttaaaaacacactgaTAAAACTGAGGCAAcccttttaactttaaaagactaaaaccagttaaaaacagagcagcatcCAGCCACAGACAATTAACATGTCTGAGGATACAGCTGGCCACGTCCTTCCTCACAGGAGATCCTGTCAGGTATTTCTGTAGAAACTGTAAACGAAAAGTTGCTGTTCTGCTGGACAGGTGGACAAGGCCCTGGCCCCCCTCCTctcttaataaaaacaacacagactgTGGCACCCAGTGTAGACTGTTCCAGAAAAAATTTACCATCTCTGATTGTAATTTTACAAGTAAGCCAGATGGTGGGTCTATAACATTGAGTTTGTGTCACAGCTGCGATGCCATCGAGGTTGTTTAAAACCAGCACTCTGCCCCTGTAGGACATCTGGGAGTGGAGCCACTTCCATTTTgacaatttgtttttgattttctgcttgacgttttcccagtttttatttacaataaccTTGCTGCCAAAAAACACACCATACTGTTAGGGTTAAATCTCATGTTTAAAGACAGCAGCAGGCAAGAAGCCAAAaacgctttatctcagcgaaaggagtgaaaaatggactatcAGTGAATTCGCAGCTCTACATTCTATTTACAGCcttattagatgttggacaggTCCGAAATGCTAAGAAGAAATAGATCTGGCTGTTTCAAATTGAAGTTAGGGCTAAATCTCATGTTTAAAGACAGCAGCAGGCAAGAAgccaaaaatgctttatatcaGCGAAAGgagtgaaaaatggactatcAGTGAATTCGCAGTtctacattcaattttcagccttattagatgttggacagctccNNNNNNNNNNNNNNNNNNNNNNNNNNNNNNNNNNNNNNNNNNNNNNNNNNNNNNNNNNNNNNNNNNNNNNNNNNNNNNNNNNNNNNNNNNNNNNNNNNNNNNNNNNNNNNNNNNNNNNNNNNNNNNNNNNNNNNNNNNNNNNNNNNNNNNNNNNNNNNNNtattagatgttggacagctccgaaatgctgagaagcagtaaaTCGGgctgtttcaaactggaaacaagCCTAAATCTGATGTTTGAAGAGAAAAGATGCCAAGAAGCCAAAaacgctttatctcagcgaaagaagtgaaaaaggGACTACTTGggtttacgaagctccacagttaatttGCTGAGAAGCATTAGATCTGGCTGTTTCAAATTGGAGTTAGGGCTAAAATCTCATGCTTCAAGACCAcagctttatctcagcgaaaggagtgaaaaatggactattAGTGAATTCGCAgctctacattcaattttcagccttattagatgttggacaggtccgaaatgctgagaagcagttgaTCGGGCTATttcaaactggaatcaggtctatttcttatgtttcaatagagttgaagccaaaatcgctttatttcagcgaaagaagtaaaaaaacgGACTTCTTGTGTTTATGAAGACCCaaagattattttcagtttaattagatgttggacagctccgaaatgctgagaagtagtaaatctggctgttttaaactggaatcaggtctaattcttttgtttcaatagagttgaagccaaaatcgctttatctcagcaaaagaagtcaaaaaaggacttcaatctggagagactcagacggacaaaGGGAAActattaaaagatttaatgacaggaatgaataacagttctttggcgctcagACCCcagcagctaatttgagctgagatttgatgtgaattCGATGAACATCctgataactgattagggatgctctcccccggggcccgacactggtggtggtggtcgggAAAGGGTGCCATCCTAGAGCCGAAGGATGTGGGAGGAGAAGGCgaggtggtgggttgaacgcagctgggaagcagctgacggcttgggtgtggatccttttatgcagagcctgattgctaATTGAACGCGCcggtgaggtccagcgctgaggtcggagatgagcatgactTCGATGGGCAAACGAAgggggtggagtcttccagcCTGAACTTCCGCTAAAGCtccatttcaatctggagagactcagacggacaaaGGGAAACRATTAGaatatttaatgacaggaatgaataacagttctttggggctcggaccccggcagctaatttgagctgaggTTTGATGcgaactcgatgaacatcccgataactgattatctctccccccccccaaaaaagggcTGAGGCCGGGGCCGAGGCCAGAGGAAAGGTGAGACCTAAAACTCGTATGCCGACTTGAGGATgcgtggagaaaagaaaagtacgGGTGGTAGGCCGAAGGAGTGAAGAAAACTAGAAGGTGAGAAGCTGATAGGAGGAATCAATTTTGATTGATAGAGGGGTTTTCATGATACGATGCTCATCCGGAGAATGAAGGCCTGCTAAGGAAAGAGCCGAAATAATACCGGGAAAGAGAGTGAAGGATAGTTGAAGGCGCGGAGCCAGGCAGGAGTTGGGGAGCTAGGGGATACTAATATATCTGGAGAAAGGCTGTAGGATAGGTGCCCACGGTAAGGGAGCCACACTTAAAAGTATGAGGGAAAGGAAAACCACTGAGACATGGACCAACGAAGAGAGAAAGGCTAGGACACGG is a genomic window containing:
- the LOC108166601 gene encoding WAS/WASL-interacting protein family member 3-like isoform X1, with protein sequence MRSKNQLRTVLSLHCVGTPQQYLPPAPLQRAPPPPLWVPPPQPPRDPPLTRKRRTSLPHRTLSSETTPGRQRSLVPPPAPDARGSPSRTWTVPQAVPARCCRGRAVSLHIPTVLLKANAENYVFLLFAI